From Panicum hallii strain FIL2 chromosome 2, PHallii_v3.1, whole genome shotgun sequence, a single genomic window includes:
- the LOC112881470 gene encoding probable mixed-linked glucan synthase 3, giving the protein MASPAPAAAAAYAANGGLTDPLLVSANGHGADAKRAGHGARGKYWVASDKAERRAAKESGGEDGRPLLFRRYKVKGALLHPYRLLIIVRLIAVLLFFAWRIRHNKSDIMWFWTMSIVGDVWFGFSWLLNQLPKFNPVKTIPDLAALRRHFDLADGTSRLPGIDVFVTTADPIDEPILYTMNCVLSILAVDYPVDRLACYLSDDSGALVLYEALVEVGKFAPLWVPFCRKYCVEPRAPESYFDMVAPPQAGRASQEFLNDYRRVQMEYDEFKVRLDKLPDAIRKRSDMYNSMRTAKATWMANGTQWPGTWIDPTENHRKGHHAPIAKVVLDHPSQGHSQPNAEGDLSIGATDEHLPMLVYVSREKNPSYDHNKKAGALNAQLRASALLTNAQLIINFDCDHYINNSQALRSAVCFMLDQRDGDNTAFVQFPQRFDNVDPTDRYGNHNRVFFDGTMLALNGLQGPSYLGTGCMFRRLALYGIDPPHCRAENVPAEASRFGNSTLFLESVSKALKQERSTTPPSLDDTFVAELERVVTCSFDKGTDWGKGVGYIYDIATEDIVTGFRIHGQGWRSMYCTMEHDAFCGIAPINLTERLHQIVRWSGGSLEMFFSHNNPLVGGQRVRLLQRVSYLNMTIYPVTSIFIMIYSLSPVMWLIPDEVYIQRPFTRYVLYLLVIIVMIHMIGWLEIKWAGIAWLDYWRNEQFFMIGSTSAYPAAVLHMAVNLLTKKGIHFRVTSKQTTADTNDKYADLYDFRWVPMLIPTMVVLICNVGAIGVALGKTVVYIGAWTAAKKMHAALGLLFNLWIMFLLVPFALAIMGRWAKRPIILVVLLPVIFVLVALLYVGLHILLSGVIPF; this is encoded by the exons ATGGcttcgccggcgccggcagccGCCGCTGCCTATGCAGCCAATGGCGGCCTCACAGACCCGCTTCTAGTGAGCGCGAACGGCCATGGTGCCGACGCGAAGAGGGCCGGGCACGGTGCCAGGGGCAAGTACTGGGTGGCCTCCGACAAGGCGGAGAGGCGGGCGGCGAAGGAGTCCGGCGGCGAGGACGGCCGCCCACTGCTGTTCCGGAGGTACAAGGTGAAAGGCGCCCTCCTGCACCCCTACAG GTTGCTGATCATCGTACGCTTGATCGCCGTCCTTCTCTTCTTCGCATGGCGCATCAGGCACAACAAATCCGACATCATGTGGTTCTGGACCATGTCGATCGTCGGCGACGTCTGGTTCGGCTTCTCGTGGCTCCTGAACCAGCTCCCCAAGTTCAACCCCGTCAAGACCATCCCGGACCTCGCCGCCCTCAGGCGGCACTTCGACCTCGCCGACGGCACCTCCAGGCTCCCGGGCATCGATGTCTTCGTCACCACAGCTGACCCCATCGACGAGCCAATACTCTACACCATGAACTGCGTCCTCTCCATCCTCGCCGTCGACTACCCGGTCGACAGGCTTGCCTGCTATCTCTCGGATGACAGCGGGGCGCTGGTGCTCTACGAAGCACTGGTCGAGGTCGGAAAGTTTGCGCCTCTCTGGGTTCCATTCTGCCGCAAGTACTGCGTTGAGCCGAGGGCACCGGAGAGCTACTTCGACATGGTGGCGCCCCCGCAGGCCGGAAGAGCATCGCAGGAGTTCTTGAACGATTACAGGAGGGTGCAGATGGAGTATGATGAGTTCAAGGTGCGTTTGGACAAGCTCCCTGATGCCATCCGCAAGAGGTCTGATATGTACAACAGCATGAGAACTGCAAAGGCGACTTGGATGGCAAACGGGACGCAATGGCCAGGCACGTGGATTGATCCGACAGAAAACCACAGGAAAGGACACCATGCTCCAATTGCTAAG GTTGTCCTGGATCATCCAAGCCAAGGGCATTCACAACCGAATGCTGAGGGCGATCTCAGCATCGGTGCCACTGATGAGCACCTCCCGATGCTTGTCTATGTCTCTCGTGAGAAGAACCCAAGCTACGACCACAACAAGAAGGCAGGTGCCCTGAATGCACAGCTGCGGGCCTCTGCTCTCCTGACTAATGCCCAACTTATCATCAACTTCGACTGCGACCACTACATCAACAATTCCCAAGCCCTGCGTTCGGCCGTCTGCTTCATGCTAGACCAGCGAGATGGTGACAACACTGCCTTCGTCCAGTTCCCACAGCGCTTTGACAATGTTGACCCGACGGACCGCTATGGCAACCACAACCGAGTATTCTTTGATGGAACCATGCTTGCCCTCAATGGCTTGCAAGGGCCCTCATACCTCGGTACCGGTTGCATGTTCCGTCGCTTAGCACTCTATGGTATTGACCCACCCCACTGCAGAGCAGAGAATGTCCCAGCCGAAGCTAGCAGGTTTGGTAACTCCACACTCTTCCTAGAGTCAGTGTCAAAAGCCCTGAAACAAGAAAGGTCAACCACACCACCATCACTTGATGACACATTTGTCGCTGAGTTAGAGAGGGTTGTGACTTGTTCTTTTGATAAAGGGACTGATTGGGGCAAGGGTGTAGGGTATATCTATGACATAGCCACAGAAGACATAGTGACTGGATTTCGCATCCATGGGCAAGGGTGGCGCTCCATGTATTGTACAATGGAGCACGACGCATTCTGTGGCATTGCACCAATCAACCTAACTGAGCGCCTCCATCAAATTGTGCGTTGGTCAGGCGGGTCTCTAGAGATGTTCTTCTCCCACAACAACCCACTTGTTGGTGGCCAGCGAGTACGACTTCTTCAACGCGTCTCTTACCTCAACATGACAATCTACCCAGTCACATCAATCTTCATCATGATCTATTCTCTTAGTCCAGTGATGTGGCTTATCCCTGATGAAGTATACATCCAGAGACCATTCACTAGGTACGTCCTGTACCTTCTCGTAATCATCGTGATGATTCACATGATTGGCTGGCTCGAGATCAAGTGGGCGGGGATCGCATGGCTGGACTACTGGCGCAATGAGCAGTTCTTCATGATCGGATCAACAAGCGCATACCCGGCAGCAGTGCTGCACATGGCGGTGAACCTCCTCACAAAGAAGGGCATACACTTCAGGGTCACTTCCAAGCAAACAACTGCTGACACCAATGACAAGTACGCCGACTTGTATGATTTTCGATGGGTGCCAATGCTCATCCCGACAATGGTGGTTCTGATTTGCAATGTTGGTGCCATTGGTGTGGCCCTGGGCAAAACCGTGGTATACATTGGAGCATGGACAGCGGCGAAGAAGATGCACGCAGCACTGGGTTTGCTGTTCAACTTATGGATCATGTTTCTCCTCGTCCCATTTGCACTAGCAATCATGGGACGGTGGGCAAAGAGGCCGATCATCCTTGTAGTCTTGTTACCGGTTATCTTTGTACTTGTTGCCCTATTGTATGTAGGTCTACACATCCTACTTTCCGGCGTTATTCCATTCTAG
- the LOC112881268 gene encoding uncharacterized protein LOC112881268, which translates to MEESSCLNPKMVAYCQEVKQLEDKFDGLELNHFPQQLNEAADTLAKLASRHQPVLPGIFASDRYKPSIRYEEPGRAEGEPPALSSGAGQPPTPPDPEVMELDEEPVAEPNTPVDWRQPYLVYLLREVLPTDQTEARWLARHAKSFVIVEGELYKQSHTRILQHCIPIKQGNQLLKDIHGGVCGHHAAPKTLVGNTFC; encoded by the coding sequence ATGGAAGAGTCGAGCTGCCTCAACCCCAAGATGGTCGCGTACTGCCAGGAAGTCAAACAATTGGAGGATAAGTTCGATGGCCTCGAGCTCAACCACTTCCCGCAACAGCTCAACGAGGCAGCCGACACGTTGGCAAAACTAGCATCGAGACACCAGCCCGTCCTGCCTGGCATCTTCGCCAGCGACCGGTACAAACCCTCAATCCGCTACGAGGAGCCAGGAAGGGCCGAGGGCGAGCCGCCTGCCTTGAGCTCGGGGGCTGGTCAACCACCGACCCCGCCTGACCCCGAGGTCATGGAGCTCGACGAGGAGCCAGTGGCAGAGCCCAACACTCCGGTCGACTGGAGACAGCCTTACCTTGTTTACCTCCTCCGCGAGGTGCTCCCTACCGACCAAACGGAGGCTCGATGGCTCGCACGCCACGCTAAGTCCTTTGTCATCGTTGAAGGGGAGCTTTACAAGCAAAGCCACACCAGGATCCTACAGCACTGCATTCCGATCAAGCAAGGTAACCAGCTGCTGAAGGATATTCACGGCGGGGTCTGCGGACACCACGCTGCACCGAAAACCCTGGTTGGGAACACTTTCTGCTAG